Within the Solwaraspora sp. WMMA2056 genome, the region GACAGACACCGCATCCCAGATCGGCGTTCGCTCCGCCCTGGACGTCGCCGCCCTGCGCGCCGCCACCCCCGGTGCGGCCCTGGCGCACCACCTCAACTCCGCCGGTGCCGCTCTGCCCAGCCTCACCGTGCTCGACACGGTCATCGCCCACCTGCGGCTGGAGTCCCGCCTCGGCGGCTACGAGGCCGCCGAGGCCGCCGGCGAGCGAACCGCCCAGGTGTACCAGCTCGTCGCCGATCTCATTGGCGCCTCCGCCGCCGACATCGCCCTGGTGGAGAGCGCCACCGTCGCCTGGCACCGGGCGATCGACGCGCTGCGGCTGCAGGCCGGGGACCGGATCCTCGCCTCGGCGTCCAGCTACGTCAGCTCGGCGCTGCACCTGCTCGAACTGCGCCGCACCCGGGGCATCGTCGTCGAGGTGCTGCCCACCGACGACTCCGGCGGTGTCGACCTGTACCAGCTGGAGCAGGCCCTGCGCCGACCGGCGGCGCTGGTCACGGTGGCCCACGTACCGACCTCGTCGGCGTTGATCGAGCCCGTCGCACAGGTCGGCGCCCTGTCTGCCGCCGCCGGGGTGCCGCTGCTGGTCGACGCGACCCAGTCGGTGGGTCAACTGCCGGTCGACGTACGGGCGATGCGGGCCGGCATCGTGGTCGCCACCGGCCGCAAGTTCCTGCGGGGTCCGCGCGGCACCGGGCTGCTCTACCTCGACCCGGCGCTGCACGAGCAGGCCCGCCCACTGACCCCGGACGTACGGGGTGCCCGGTGGACCAGCGACGAGGAGTACGACCTGCTGCCCGGCGCGCGACGCTACGAGACCTGGGAAGCGTCGCACGCGTTGCGGCTCGGTCTGGGCGCCGCCCTCACCGAGGCGCTCGCCATCGGCGTCGACGTGATCTCGGCGTACGTCAGCGGGTTGGCCGCCCGGTTGCGCGCCGGCCTGGCCGGGCTCGCCGGGGTGCGGGTGGTCGACCCGCCGGCGGCCGGCGGCGGCATCGTCACGTTCGTCCGCGACGGCGAGGAACCGGCACAGACGGTACGCACCCTACGGGCCGCCGGCCTGCACCTGGTCGCCGTGCCGGCCAGCCACGGGCAGTGGGACCTGGGTCGACGCGGCCTGCCGGCCGTGGTCCGCGCCTCGGTGCACGTCTACAACGACGACAGTGACATCGACGCGCTGCTCACCCAGCTGGCCCGCCCGGTCCCGCCCGCCGCCGGGCAGGTGACGACGCCCGAACCGGCGCCGCCGTCGCCGGTCGTCGCCCCGCCCCCCGGCCCCAGCTCCGGCACCCTTGCCACCGGTGCCGCCCCTGCCCTGGTCACCGGCACCGACCGGCACGCCGACGTGGTGGTGGTCGGCGCCGGCATCCACGGCCGCAGCGCCGCCTGGTCGCTGGCCGCCCGGGGGGTCCGGGTGGTGCAGCTCGACCGGCACCCGGCCGACCACACCGACGGCTCGTCGCACGGGCGGACCCGGATGATCCGGCGCGCCTACCCGTCGCCGGTCTGGGACGACCTGGTGCAGCGGGCGTACACCGGCTGGCACGAGCTGGAGCAGGCCGCCGATCGCCGGTTGGTCACCACCGTCGGTGGGCTCTACGCCCGGCCGGCCCGGTCCAGCGGCACGCTGCGGGGCCCGGGGTGCATGCTGGTCGACGCCAACCAGGCCGCCGGAATCCTGCCCGGCCTGGTCCTCGGCGCCGACATGGTCGCCGTCCACGACCCGGCGGCGGGCGTCATCGACGCGGCAGCCGCGATGTCGGCGCTGGCCGCGCTCGGTGCCGCCGCCGGGGTGGACCGCCGGGACGGTTGCGCCGTCACCGGCTGGCACCCCGACGGTGCCGGGGTCCGGGTGCGCACCGACGACGGTGACCTGCTCGCCGACCGGCTGGTGATCTGCGCCGGCCCGTGGACCGCCGATCTGGTGCCGGATCTCGCCGGCCAACTCTCCGTCGTACGGATCGTCAACATCCACATCGGCTCGTCGTCCCCGGCGCTGCTGGCCCCGCCGGCGCTCGGCCCCTTCTCGGTGGAGGTCCCCGGCGTCGGGCTGCTCTACGGCATCCCGGCGTACGGCCCGGACACGGTCAAGGTCGGCTTCGACCACGGGCCCGTCGACGACCTCACCCGGCCGCCCGGGCCGGTCACCGCCGCCGAGCGCGACGCGTTGCTCACCGTCGCGCGCCGGTTCCTGCCGGCCGCCGACGGCCCGGTCACCGCCGAGGTGGCCTGCCGCTACACGATGGCGCCGGGCAACCGGTTCGCGGTCGGGGCGCTGCCGGCGCATCCGCAGGTCCTGCTGGCGGCGGCCTGCTCCGGGCACGGGTTCAAGTTCGGCCCGGCGATCGGCGCGGCGCTGGCCGACCTGGCCACCGGGGTGCCCCGGTCGGACCTGGACTTCCTCGCCCCGGCGGCGATGGGCGTGGCCGGGATCGTGCCCGGCGACCCGGACGGTCCCGGCCCCGACCCGGTCACCCCCGGAACACCGTCGCCGACCGCCGCTCGTACCAGCGAGCCAACTGCTCACCGGCGCTGATCACATGGGCCTGCATCTCGCGTCGGGCGCGCTCACCGTCCTCTTCGGCCAGCGCCGCGATGATCCGCTCGTGCTCGTGGAAGTTGTCGTCGCGGTGCCGGGGGTTGTCCTGCAGCACCAGCGCGGAGACGTTGCGCGGGAACGCCTCGTTGATCTCCTTGATCACCCGGGCCAGCCAGTCGTTGCCGGCGACCTGGTGGATCAGGGTGTGGAACCGGTCGTTCGCGGCGTTGGTCGACGTCGCCAGGGCCAGCCTGGCGCGGGCGACCCCCGGGTCGTCCTCGACCCGTCGTTGCGGGATGTTGCCCCGGGCCGCCTGCTCGGTGCGACGCAGCAACGAGTTGGCCGCCCGCAGCTCGTCGAGGACGTCGTCGGTGATCCGGCTGACCGCCCGCTCGCAGGCCAGCGCCTCGAGCTCGGCGCGGACCTCGTAGGCCTCGCGGACCTCCCAGGGCGCCGGCACCCGCACCACCGCGCCCCGGTGCGGCACCACCTCGATCAGCCCACCGGTCTGCAACTGCCGCAGCGCCTCGCGGACCGGGGTCCGGCTGACGCCGAGCAGCTTGGCCAGTTCCGCCTGACGCAGCTGGGCACCGATCGGGATCTCGCCAGACATGATCTTGGCGCGGATGGCGGCGGCGGTGGCGTCGACGAGGGCACTGCTGGTCGTTTCCGTCGAGCTGACTGGCATGCCCGGTGCCCCTGTCTGATCGGTGTACGGCGTAGCCGGCCGGACGTCCGGCCGGCTGCCATCGCCTCCACAGTGGTGCGATGTGGGTGTCACGATAGCAAGCCCGCCCGGAGAGCTGCGGGTCCCGTACATTTGCCTTTGGATCCCGGTTTTGGATCCAAACATCCTGCGGTAGTATCCGAGACTACCTTGGCCAGGGAGTTTTCCGGAAGCACCGGCCCGCCGCAGCCGCACCGACCCCGACGCAGACCGACCCAGGCGAGCCGGACCACCCCGGGACGACTCCCGCGACGGCGACAGGAGCAACCGTGAGTGCCTGCCACCCCACCCCGGACGCACGGACCCACCGCAGCCACCCGCTCGACCCGCCGAGCCCGGCGGAGATCGCCCGTGCCGTGGCGGCCGCCCGCGCCGATGGCCGGCTCGGCGAGCGGACCCGCTACTGGGGCGCCACGCTGGACGAAGCCCACGCCCGTGCCGTCGCCACCGGGGCCGCCGCTGCCGGCGAGGTCCGCATCGGGCTGGTGGCCATGGACCACGCCGCCGGCACCGCCTGGGAGATCGACGTCGCGTTGACTGCAGGAACGGACGGCGCCGCCGACCGGTGCCTCGACTGGCGTCCGCTCGACCCACGCCGGCCGGGCATCACCTCCGAGGAGGCCCGCGCCGCCGCCCAGGCCTGCCGGCAGAGCCCGCTGTTCCGTGAGGTGCTCGCCAAGCGGGGCATCCACGACGTCTCCCTGGTCATGGTCGACGCCGAGTCGATGGGCGGCTTCGAGCCGAAGCGCTACGCCGACCGTCGGCTGACCTGGGGCACCGTCTGGCACCGGGTCGACGAGGGCGACAACGGCTACGTCCGCCCGGTGCAGGGCGTGGTGCCGATCATCGACATGGCCACCATGGAGGTGCTGGAGGTCGAGGACCACGGGGTGGTCCCGATCTCGGACGAGGCCGGCCCGCTGGAGGCGGCGGCCTGGCCGACCCGACCCGGCCTCAAGCCGCTGGACGTGGTGCAGCCCGACGGGCCCAGCTTCGACGTCGACGGCTGGCAGGTCAGCTGGCAGGGCTGGCGGCTGCGGGTCGGGTTCACCCACCGGGAGGGCCTGGTCCTGCACGACCTGGAGTTCCAGGGGCGACCGGTGGTCAAGCGGGCCGCCTGCAACGAGATGTACGTGCCGTACCTGGACCCCAACTCCACCCAGTACCGCAAGAACTTCTTCGACTGGGGCGAGTACGGTGCCGGACCACTGACCAACTCGCTGGCCCTGGGCTGCGACTGCCTCGGCGTCATCTACTACTTCGACACCGCCTACCTCGGCGGCGACGGCGACCCGGTGACCATCCCGAACGCGATCTGCATGCACGAGGAGGACCACAGCGTCCTCTGGAAGCACAACGACCTGCGCCGTGGGGTCAGCCAGGTGCGTCGCTCCCGGCGACTGGTGATCTCGAACTTCCAGACGGTGGCCAACTACGACTACGGCTTCTACTGGTCGCTGTACCAGGACGGCCGCATCGAGCTGGAGGTCAAGCTCACCGGCATGCTCTCCGCCTCCGGCATTCACGACGGCGACGAGGTGCGCTACGGCCGGGTCGTCGCACCGAACGTGCAGACCCCCACCCACCAGCACTACTTCGGGCTGCGCCTGGACATGGCGGTGGACGGGCCGCACAACCGCCTCGTCGAGGAGCATGCCGAGGGGGAGACCGATCCGGCGCTCGACCCGTACGGCAACGCGGTGCGCAACGTGCGGACCCCGCTGCTGCGCGAGTCGCAGGCCGCGCGGCGCACCGACCCGGCGACCGCGCGGCGCTGGCGGGTGGAGAGCGCCACCCGGACCAACCGGTACGGTGAACCGACCGCCTACCGGCTGCTGTTGCCGAACACCACCCGGTCGTTCGCCCGGCCCGATTCGGTGATGGCCCGCCGGGCACCGTTCATCCATCAGCATCTGTGGGCCACGCCGTACGACCCGAGCGAGCAGTTCCTCGGCGGCCAGTACCCCAACCACGCCGAGCCCGGCTCCGACGGGGTCCAGGTCTGGCAGCGTCAGGACCGGTCGATCGACGGCACCGAGTTGGTGCTCTGGCCGGTGCTCGGCACCCACCACTTCCCCCGCCCGGAGCAGTGGCCGGTGATGCCGGTGGACGCCATCCACATGATCCTGGAGCCGGACGGCTTCTTCGACCGCAATCCGGCGATGGACGTGCCGGATCCGGCGGCGGCGCGGGGCACCGCGGACGCCTGCTGCGCGACCGACTCTGACGTGGTGCCGGCCGACTGACGGCCGGTACGCCGGCCGCCAGTCGACCGGCCACGGGGAAATATCCACATTAGCCCGAGCGTCCGGAAATCAGACGTTCACAATCGCGATACGGTCCCGAATTGGGTACCGCAGATCATGGTTTTGGATCCAATCCTGATGAAATTTAATCCATCTTCGTCCCATACCCTGCCGAGGAGCGCACTATGTCGGACGATTTCCGCAATCTTCCACAGAACCTGATATCCCGTCGCGCGATGCTGCGCGGCGCCGGCCTGCTCGGCCTCGGCTTCGGCGCCAGCAGCCTGCTCGCGGCCTGTGGCGTCGCGTCTGACGGCAACGACGACGGCGACGACAGCGGCACCACCGGCGGCACCCTGACCCTCGGGATCGACGCCACCAGCGCCGTCAACGACCCCGCTTTCTACACCTCGCTCGGTGACTGGATGGCCGTCGACTGCATCTGCCGGGGCCTGACCTTCATCTCGTTCGAGACCACCGAGCCGCAGGCCGACCTGGCCGAGAGCTGGGAAATCTCCGACGACGGACTGACCTACACGTTCACCCTGCGCCAGGGGGTGACCTTCCACGACGGCAACACCTTCACCTCCGCCGACGTGCTGGCCAGTCTCGGCCGGCAGTTCAACGCCGACGACCCGACCCTGCCCGACGGTGCCTCCCGGCCGTTGAACAGCCTCGGCGCCAACGTCGCCTCGCTCGACGCCCCCGACGAGTACACCGTGGTGATGGTGCTCAACACCCCCGACGCGACGGTGCTCAACCGGCTGTCCGACATCGGTGGGCGGATCATCTCCAAGGCCGCCCTCGACGAGTACGGCGCCGACATCG harbors:
- a CDS encoding GntR family transcriptional regulator — encoded protein: MPVSSTETTSSALVDATAAAIRAKIMSGEIPIGAQLRQAELAKLLGVSRTPVREALRQLQTGGLIEVVPHRGAVVRVPAPWEVREAYEVRAELEALACERAVSRITDDVLDELRAANSLLRRTEQAARGNIPQRRVEDDPGVARARLALATSTNAANDRFHTLIHQVAGNDWLARVIKEINEAFPRNVSALVLQDNPRHRDDNFHEHERIIAALAEEDGERARREMQAHVISAGEQLARWYERRSATVFRG
- a CDS encoding FAD-dependent oxidoreductase, with translation MTDTASQIGVRSALDVAALRAATPGAALAHHLNSAGAALPSLTVLDTVIAHLRLESRLGGYEAAEAAGERTAQVYQLVADLIGASAADIALVESATVAWHRAIDALRLQAGDRILASASSYVSSALHLLELRRTRGIVVEVLPTDDSGGVDLYQLEQALRRPAALVTVAHVPTSSALIEPVAQVGALSAAAGVPLLVDATQSVGQLPVDVRAMRAGIVVATGRKFLRGPRGTGLLYLDPALHEQARPLTPDVRGARWTSDEEYDLLPGARRYETWEASHALRLGLGAALTEALAIGVDVISAYVSGLAARLRAGLAGLAGVRVVDPPAAGGGIVTFVRDGEEPAQTVRTLRAAGLHLVAVPASHGQWDLGRRGLPAVVRASVHVYNDDSDIDALLTQLARPVPPAAGQVTTPEPAPPSPVVAPPPGPSSGTLATGAAPALVTGTDRHADVVVVGAGIHGRSAAWSLAARGVRVVQLDRHPADHTDGSSHGRTRMIRRAYPSPVWDDLVQRAYTGWHELEQAADRRLVTTVGGLYARPARSSGTLRGPGCMLVDANQAAGILPGLVLGADMVAVHDPAAGVIDAAAAMSALAALGAAAGVDRRDGCAVTGWHPDGAGVRVRTDDGDLLADRLVICAGPWTADLVPDLAGQLSVVRIVNIHIGSSSPALLAPPALGPFSVEVPGVGLLYGIPAYGPDTVKVGFDHGPVDDLTRPPGPVTAAERDALLTVARRFLPAADGPVTAEVACRYTMAPGNRFAVGALPAHPQVLLAAACSGHGFKFGPAIGAALADLATGVPRSDLDFLAPAAMGVAGIVPGDPDGPGPDPVTPGTPSPTAARTSEPTAHRR
- a CDS encoding primary-amine oxidase, encoding MSACHPTPDARTHRSHPLDPPSPAEIARAVAAARADGRLGERTRYWGATLDEAHARAVATGAAAAGEVRIGLVAMDHAAGTAWEIDVALTAGTDGAADRCLDWRPLDPRRPGITSEEARAAAQACRQSPLFREVLAKRGIHDVSLVMVDAESMGGFEPKRYADRRLTWGTVWHRVDEGDNGYVRPVQGVVPIIDMATMEVLEVEDHGVVPISDEAGPLEAAAWPTRPGLKPLDVVQPDGPSFDVDGWQVSWQGWRLRVGFTHREGLVLHDLEFQGRPVVKRAACNEMYVPYLDPNSTQYRKNFFDWGEYGAGPLTNSLALGCDCLGVIYYFDTAYLGGDGDPVTIPNAICMHEEDHSVLWKHNDLRRGVSQVRRSRRLVISNFQTVANYDYGFYWSLYQDGRIELEVKLTGMLSASGIHDGDEVRYGRVVAPNVQTPTHQHYFGLRLDMAVDGPHNRLVEEHAEGETDPALDPYGNAVRNVRTPLLRESQAARRTDPATARRWRVESATRTNRYGEPTAYRLLLPNTTRSFARPDSVMARRAPFIHQHLWATPYDPSEQFLGGQYPNHAEPGSDGVQVWQRQDRSIDGTELVLWPVLGTHHFPRPEQWPVMPVDAIHMILEPDGFFDRNPAMDVPDPAAARGTADACCATDSDVVPAD